From the genome of Phreatobacter cathodiphilus, one region includes:
- a CDS encoding ABC transporter substrate-binding protein encodes MSPNPMPSIGLRRLAGRMLAAAAALTVGLVAAPESRAQETFRVGIVTFLSGPAAESFGVPARHGAEFLIEQLNKGAAPAPYNQVGFGGMRIEPVIVDENGGATKQVQELRNLYQRENVDAVVGYIGSGDCLAVAPVAEELKKFLILFDCGTPRIFEDSSYRYVFRTAAHATQDNVALARYMRARNINAGSFSLINQDYAWGQDSRGDFIAAMQQLYPQATMNADLLPKFGAGQYGTEISALARANSNVIYSSLWGGDLQAFILQGAPRGVFQRSQLVLSAADHVLQPLGERMPNGTIIGARGAYGLMSPDTPLNRWFFDGYSQARGGVYPVQAAYRITQALLGLKTAVEKAMAANGGKKPTPEQLADAMRGSEWQSPGGLIQMKLGNGHQAIQSMAIGRTRWDAARRQVVIEDIQRFAAECVNPPANMRSLDWIKAGFPGAKCDTPAN; translated from the coding sequence ATGTCGCCAAACCCCATGCCTTCCATCGGCCTGCGCCGTCTCGCCGGGCGCATGCTGGCCGCCGCGGCGGCCCTGACCGTCGGCCTCGTCGCCGCCCCGGAGAGCCGGGCGCAGGAGACCTTCCGGGTCGGCATCGTCACCTTCCTGTCGGGCCCCGCCGCCGAGAGCTTCGGCGTGCCGGCGCGCCACGGCGCCGAATTCCTCATCGAGCAGCTCAACAAGGGCGCCGCGCCGGCGCCTTACAATCAGGTCGGCTTCGGCGGCATGCGCATCGAGCCGGTCATCGTCGACGAGAACGGCGGCGCCACCAAGCAGGTCCAGGAGCTGCGCAACCTCTACCAGCGCGAGAACGTCGACGCCGTCGTCGGCTATATCGGCTCCGGCGACTGCCTCGCCGTCGCCCCGGTGGCGGAGGAGCTGAAGAAGTTCCTCATCCTCTTCGACTGCGGCACGCCGCGCATTTTCGAGGATTCGAGCTACCGCTACGTCTTCCGTACCGCGGCCCACGCCACTCAGGACAACGTGGCGCTCGCCCGCTACATGCGCGCCCGCAACATCAATGCCGGCAGCTTCAGCCTGATCAACCAGGACTATGCCTGGGGCCAGGACTCGCGCGGCGACTTCATCGCCGCCATGCAGCAGCTCTATCCGCAGGCGACGATGAACGCCGACCTGCTGCCGAAGTTCGGCGCCGGCCAGTACGGCACCGAGATCTCGGCGCTGGCGCGGGCCAATTCCAACGTCATCTACTCCTCGCTCTGGGGCGGTGACCTCCAGGCCTTCATCCTGCAGGGCGCCCCGCGCGGGGTGTTCCAGCGCTCGCAGCTCGTCCTCAGCGCCGCCGACCACGTGCTGCAGCCGCTGGGTGAGCGGATGCCCAACGGCACGATCATCGGCGCCCGCGGTGCCTATGGCCTGATGTCGCCCGATACGCCGCTGAACCGCTGGTTCTTCGACGGCTACAGCCAGGCGCGCGGCGGCGTCTATCCGGTCCAGGCCGCCTATCGCATCACCCAGGCCCTGCTCGGCCTGAAGACGGCGGTGGAGAAGGCCATGGCGGCGAACGGCGGCAAGAAGCCGACGCCGGAACAGCTCGCCGACGCGATGCGCGGCAGCGAATGGCAGAGCCCGGGCGGCCTGATCCAGATGAAGCTCGGCAACGGCCACCAGGCGATCCAAAGCATGGCGATCGGCCGCACTCGCTGGGATGCCGCCCGCCGCCAGGTGGTGATCGAGGACATCCAGCGCTTCGCCGCCGAATGCGTCAATCCGCCGGCCAACATGCGTTCGCTCGACTGGATCAAGGCCGGCTTCCCCGGCGCCAAGTGCGACACGCCCGCCAATTGA
- a CDS encoding FadR/GntR family transcriptional regulator has translation MEPNRFERLAPTPTYQRVAEAIENDILGGKLQPGDRIGTEADLVRQFGVNRSTVREGIRLLEQGGLIRRDQSRRLYVSLPRYNRLATRVSRALVLHQVTFREVWEAAMTLEAATAEAAAARATPEDIAALEDNLARMAGITDHQAFCEADSDFHALLARVSKNRVLELAREPVGLLFTPTLKMIMDQVDTAGPRNLEAHRHLIEACRSHDPATARDWMRRHIADWRRGFEIAGKSLDDPIERTFATHLALPGAYR, from the coding sequence ATGGAACCCAACCGTTTCGAGCGACTGGCGCCGACACCGACCTACCAGCGGGTGGCCGAGGCGATCGAGAACGACATTCTCGGCGGCAAGCTGCAACCGGGCGACCGGATCGGCACCGAAGCCGACCTGGTGCGCCAGTTCGGCGTCAACCGCTCGACCGTGCGCGAGGGCATCCGCCTGCTGGAACAGGGCGGCCTCATCCGCCGCGACCAGAGCCGCCGGCTCTATGTCAGCCTGCCGCGCTACAACCGGCTGGCGACGCGCGTCAGCCGGGCGCTGGTGCTGCACCAGGTCACGTTCCGCGAGGTCTGGGAGGCGGCGATGACGCTGGAGGCGGCCACGGCCGAGGCGGCGGCGGCGCGGGCGACGCCGGAAGACATCGCCGCGCTCGAGGACAATCTCGCCCGCATGGCGGGGATTACCGACCACCAGGCCTTCTGCGAGGCCGACAGCGACTTCCACGCCCTCCTCGCCCGGGTGTCGAAGAACCGCGTGCTGGAACTGGCGCGTGAGCCGGTGGGCCTGCTGTTCACCCCCACCCTGAAGATGATCATGGACCAGGTGGACACGGCCGGGCCGCGCAATCTCGAGGCGCACCGCCACCTGATCGAGGCCTGCCGCTCCCACGACCCCGCGACGGCGCGCGACTGGATGCGACGCCACATCGCCGACTGGCGGCGCGGCTTCGAGATCGCCGGAAAGTCCCTGGACGACCCGATCGAACGGACCTTCGCGACCCATCTCGCCCTGCCCGGCGCCTATCGCTGA
- a CDS encoding transglutaminase-like domain-containing protein codes for MKITVATRLVYACRPGTHVTAVVQAARSHDQRVLGERLTLGAGTRLAEEADAEGIRWLRGEVPERFELGYEAEVDNGARLLLPAEGRQWHRTELPLAVLPFLLPSRFCPSDLFVRFACREFGGIEDGVGRVMAIADWIAAHVDYVSGVSTPESDAAHTFTLRAGVCRDFTHLGITMCRALGIPARAVSCYAAALAPPDFHAVMEVFLDGAWWIVDLTRLAPVEGMVRICHGRDAADIAFLTTDQACELVEQTVTATAPDRASTNP; via the coding sequence ATGAAAATCACCGTAGCGACCCGGCTGGTCTATGCCTGCCGGCCCGGCACCCATGTCACAGCCGTCGTCCAGGCGGCACGCTCCCACGACCAGCGCGTTCTGGGCGAACGGCTGACCCTCGGCGCGGGCACGCGCCTCGCCGAGGAGGCCGACGCCGAGGGCATCCGCTGGCTGCGCGGGGAGGTGCCCGAACGGTTCGAACTCGGCTACGAGGCCGAGGTCGACAACGGCGCGCGGTTGCTGCTGCCGGCCGAGGGGCGCCAGTGGCACCGCACCGAACTGCCGCTGGCCGTGCTGCCCTTCCTCCTGCCCAGCCGCTTCTGCCCCTCCGACCTCTTCGTCCGTTTCGCCTGCCGGGAGTTCGGCGGCATCGAGGACGGCGTCGGCCGGGTCATGGCGATCGCGGACTGGATCGCCGCCCACGTCGACTACGTCTCGGGCGTCAGCACCCCGGAGAGCGACGCCGCCCACACCTTCACGCTGCGCGCGGGTGTCTGCCGCGACTTCACCCATCTCGGCATCACGATGTGCCGGGCCCTCGGCATCCCCGCCCGTGCCGTGAGCTGCTACGCCGCCGCACTCGCACCGCCCGACTTCCACGCGGTGATGGAGGTCTTCCTCGACGGCGCCTGGTGGATCGTCGACCTGACGCGGCTCGCCCCCGTCGAGGGCATGGTGCGCATCTGCCACGGCCGCGACGCCGCCGACATCGCCTTCCTGACCACGGACCAGGCCTGCGAGCTGGTGGAGCAGACGGTGACGGCCACGGCGCCGGACCGAGCGTCAACCAATCCGTAA
- a CDS encoding sterol desaturase family protein, translated as MLAESGATLVAIYRAHLFSPANLAVLSFVVAFTLLAVAIGWRSRVLSPLALRNSAASLATLAVNILMAPVVYVVAGLAGAGYGRLGIPSIPESAWDGVPWLVMAVVGVLGKDFADYWSHRALHTPLGWPVHAVHHSDTHVNGFTAFRIHLLEVVTMKVFYIALLTWLGIPAGAIVAAYVVASLHTAYVHLELDIDHGPLNWLVASPRFHRWHHADVPEAYGKNLANMIPIWDLMFGTYHRHDRCDAPMGALREGVPDTDAAKLVTLPFTLWWRQGKAALARRWPRRGPAA; from the coding sequence ATGCTCGCCGAATCCGGCGCGACGCTCGTCGCCATCTACCGCGCGCATCTGTTTAGCCCCGCCAATCTGGCGGTGCTGAGTTTCGTCGTCGCCTTCACCCTGCTGGCCGTCGCCATCGGCTGGCGCAGCCGCGTGCTCTCGCCGCTCGCGCTGCGCAATTCAGCCGCCTCGCTGGCCACGCTGGCGGTCAACATCCTCATGGCGCCGGTCGTCTACGTGGTCGCCGGTCTCGCCGGCGCCGGCTATGGCCGCCTCGGCATCCCCTCCATCCCGGAGAGCGCCTGGGACGGCGTGCCCTGGCTGGTGATGGCGGTGGTCGGCGTCCTCGGCAAGGACTTCGCCGACTACTGGTCGCACCGCGCCCTCCACACGCCGCTCGGCTGGCCGGTTCATGCGGTCCATCATTCCGATACCCATGTGAACGGCTTCACCGCCTTCCGCATCCACTTGCTGGAGGTGGTGACGATGAAGGTCTTCTACATTGCGCTGCTCACCTGGCTGGGCATTCCCGCCGGCGCCATCGTCGCCGCCTATGTGGTCGCCTCGCTCCACACCGCCTATGTCCATCTCGAGCTGGATATCGACCACGGTCCGCTGAACTGGCTGGTCGCGTCGCCGCGCTTCCACCGCTGGCACCATGCCGACGTCCCCGAGGCCTACGGCAAGAATCTCGCGAACATGATCCCCATCTGGGACCTGATGTTCGGCACCTATCACCGCCACGACAGATGCGACGCACCCATGGGCGCCCTTCGTGAGGGCGTGCCGGACACCGACGCCGCGAAACTGGTCACGCTACCCTTCACGCTGTGGTGGCGGCAGGGCAAGGCGGCGCTCGCCCGCCGGTGGCCGAGGCGCGGACCGGCGGCCTGA
- a CDS encoding MerR family transcriptional regulator codes for MRDLTIGALSKQTGVKVPTIRYYEQIGLMPPVPRTEAGRRSYGGEDLKRLGFIRHARNLGFEIEEIRQLIALAGEPERPCADADAIARRHLATIDDRISRLSALRAEIARMVDQGPHGAIGECRVIEVLADHGLCADSAH; via the coding sequence ATGCGCGACCTGACCATCGGCGCCCTGTCGAAGCAGACGGGGGTCAAGGTGCCGACCATCCGCTACTACGAGCAGATCGGCCTGATGCCGCCGGTGCCGCGGACGGAGGCAGGGCGACGCAGCTATGGCGGGGAGGATCTGAAGCGCCTCGGCTTCATCCGCCATGCCCGCAATCTCGGATTCGAGATCGAGGAAATCCGCCAGCTCATCGCACTTGCCGGAGAGCCGGAACGGCCTTGCGCCGATGCCGACGCCATCGCTCGGCGCCACCTCGCCACGATCGACGACCGCATCAGCCGGCTGTCGGCCCTGCGGGCGGAAATCGCCCGCATGGTCGATCAAGGCCCGCACGGGGCCATCGGCGAATGCCGGGTCATCGAGGTGCTCGCCGATCACGGCCTCTGCGCCGACTCGGCGCATTGA
- a CDS encoding cation transporter, protein MSAPAPSPAGFDGTDPRYRAILWIVIAINGVMFAVETFAGHLAGSQALKADALDFLGDTLTYGLSLAVIGRPLRVRSAAALAKGASLLVMGLWVFGSTLWQVLVLGLPRAEFMGIVGFLALAANLASVLLLARYKDGDANVRSVWLCSRNDAIGNVVVMVAAGLVWWLASPWPDLVVAFVMAALFLHSATLILGQAWGEWRSGVDRGALMGHGHDHGGDDHHDHAGHRH, encoded by the coding sequence ATGTCCGCACCCGCCCCTTCGCCCGCCGGTTTCGACGGCACCGACCCGCGCTACCGCGCCATTCTGTGGATTGTCATCGCCATCAACGGCGTCATGTTCGCCGTCGAGACCTTCGCCGGCCATCTCGCGGGCTCGCAAGCCCTCAAGGCCGACGCGCTGGATTTCCTGGGCGATACCCTCACCTACGGCCTGTCGCTCGCCGTCATCGGCCGGCCGCTGCGGGTCCGCTCCGCTGCGGCGCTCGCCAAGGGCGCCAGTCTCCTGGTCATGGGCCTGTGGGTGTTCGGCTCGACCCTCTGGCAGGTGCTGGTGCTCGGCCTGCCGCGCGCCGAGTTCATGGGGATCGTCGGCTTCCTGGCGCTCGCCGCCAATCTCGCCAGCGTGCTGCTCCTCGCCCGCTACAAGGACGGCGACGCCAACGTCCGGTCGGTGTGGCTCTGCTCGCGCAACGACGCCATCGGCAATGTCGTCGTCATGGTGGCGGCCGGTCTGGTCTGGTGGCTCGCGAGCCCCTGGCCGGACCTCGTGGTCGCCTTCGTCATGGCGGCGCTATTCCTCCATTCGGCGACGCTGATCCTCGGCCAGGCCTGGGGCGAATGGCGCAGCGGCGTCGACCGCGGCGCGCTGATGGGCCACGGCCACGATCACGGCGGCGACGATCATCACGACCATGCCGGTCACCGCCACTGA
- the map gene encoding type I methionyl aminopeptidase, with amino-acid sequence MRKNGQIKLYGEEAFVGMRKAGRLVAECLDMLVEEVKEGVPTEHIDRLVFEFGMDNGAYPATLAYRGYEFSCCTSLNHVVCHGMPNDKPFRDGDIVNIDVTFILDGWHGDASRMYAVGDIPRRAERLIDVTYESLLRGVAAVRPGNTVGDIGHAIQSYVEPQHMSVVRDFCGHGVGKLFHDEPNIVHLGKPGEGSLLKPGMIFTIEPMVNLGRPHVKVLSDGWTAVTRDRSLSAQFEHTVGVTRDGVEVFTLSPKGLDKPPVGRAA; translated from the coding sequence ATGCGCAAGAACGGCCAGATCAAACTCTATGGCGAGGAAGCCTTCGTCGGCATGCGCAAGGCCGGCCGCCTCGTCGCCGAATGCCTCGACATGCTCGTGGAGGAGGTGAAGGAAGGCGTTCCGACCGAGCACATCGATCGCCTCGTCTTCGAGTTCGGCATGGACAACGGGGCCTATCCGGCCACCCTCGCCTATCGCGGCTATGAGTTTTCCTGCTGCACGTCGCTGAACCACGTGGTGTGCCACGGCATGCCGAACGACAAGCCGTTCCGCGACGGCGACATCGTCAACATCGACGTGACCTTCATCCTCGACGGCTGGCACGGCGACGCCTCCCGGATGTATGCGGTGGGCGACATTCCCCGCCGGGCCGAGCGGCTGATCGACGTGACCTACGAATCCCTGCTGCGCGGCGTCGCCGCGGTGAGGCCGGGCAACACGGTCGGCGACATCGGCCACGCCATCCAGAGCTATGTCGAGCCGCAGCACATGAGCGTTGTGCGGGACTTCTGCGGCCACGGCGTCGGCAAGCTGTTCCACGACGAGCCGAACATCGTCCACCTCGGTAAGCCCGGCGAGGGCAGCCTCCTGAAGCCCGGCATGATCTTCACCATCGAGCCCATGGTGAACCTTGGCCGTCCGCACGTGAAGGTGCTCTCCGACGGCTGGACCGCGGTGACGCGCGACCGTTCGCTCTCCGCCCAGTTCGAACATACGGTGGGCGTGACGCGCGACGGCGTCGAGGTGTTCACGCTGTCGCCGAAGGGTCTGGACAAGCCGCCGGTCGGCCGCGCCGCCTGA
- a CDS encoding DUF3916 domain-containing protein: protein MTTPVPRLALGKTRPVRNAGKHLKAVDNWAAGFAGFFPPPGDQYRPCDHWHPPVDQRLVDPPSARPDNQRRVLQAMIHAAAHLAAARPVNRAREKIYILTRWPNLFMAEVGVFLDPAYGKRFERRAHRYQTWTPLDRRHRSIVRDLDLVLPEGWTERGYHERQEDPDDEEPGGGRIFESEVWMIGEPIARR from the coding sequence ATGACCACGCCCGTTCCCCGCCTCGCCCTCGGCAAGACACGACCGGTCCGCAACGCCGGGAAACACCTCAAGGCGGTCGACAACTGGGCGGCCGGGTTTGCCGGCTTCTTTCCGCCGCCAGGCGACCAGTACAGACCCTGCGACCACTGGCACCCGCCCGTCGACCAGCGGCTCGTCGACCCGCCCAGCGCCCGTCCTGACAACCAGCGTCGGGTCCTGCAGGCCATGATCCATGCCGCAGCCCATCTCGCCGCAGCCCGCCCGGTGAACCGCGCCAGGGAGAAGATCTATATCCTGACCCGGTGGCCCAACCTGTTCATGGCCGAGGTCGGCGTGTTCCTCGATCCCGCCTATGGGAAACGCTTCGAACGCCGCGCCCACCGCTACCAGACCTGGACGCCCCTGGACCGGCGCCACCGCAGCATCGTGCGCGATCTCGACCTCGTCCTTCCCGAGGGCTGGACGGAGCGCGGCTATCACGAGCGCCAGGAGGACCCCGACGACGAGGAGCCCGGCGGCGGCCGGATCTTCGAGAGCGAGGTCTGGATGATCGGTGAGCCGATCGCCCGGCGCTGA
- a CDS encoding NAD(P)-dependent oxidoreductase: MTKARIGFVGVGLMGHGMAKNIVEKGYPLTVVANRNREPVEDLVKRGAVEAKSIRAVAEASDVVFICVTGSTQVEAVVNGSDGLRAGARKGLIIVDCSTSEPTLTRRLAEELAPLGITFLDAPLSRTPKEAWEGKLDVMTGGAEADLARVHDVIACFAGRIVHVGPTGAGHTMKIVNNFVSMGYAALYAEALAVAKANGVAPKAMNAVLSGGRMDCGFYQTFFKYVIERDENAHKFTLANAHKDMRYCASMAQASGIANPMGNAVKNYFAMAEAQGNGGKYVPMLSDEVARWNGVNLVE, encoded by the coding sequence ATGACCAAGGCACGGATCGGTTTCGTCGGCGTCGGCCTGATGGGCCACGGCATGGCGAAGAACATCGTCGAGAAGGGCTATCCCCTCACCGTCGTCGCCAACCGCAACCGCGAGCCGGTTGAGGACCTGGTGAAGCGCGGCGCCGTGGAGGCGAAGAGCATCCGCGCCGTCGCCGAAGCGAGCGACGTGGTGTTCATCTGCGTCACGGGTTCGACGCAGGTGGAAGCGGTGGTGAACGGCTCCGACGGGCTGCGCGCGGGAGCCCGCAAGGGGCTGATCATCGTCGACTGCTCGACCTCCGAACCGACCCTTACCCGGCGCCTGGCGGAGGAGCTCGCCCCGCTCGGCATCACCTTCCTCGACGCGCCGCTGTCGCGCACGCCGAAGGAAGCCTGGGAGGGAAAGCTCGACGTGATGACCGGCGGCGCCGAGGCCGATCTCGCCCGCGTCCACGACGTCATCGCCTGTTTCGCCGGCCGCATCGTCCATGTCGGCCCGACGGGGGCCGGCCACACGATGAAGATCGTCAACAACTTCGTGTCGATGGGCTATGCGGCGCTCTATGCCGAAGCGCTGGCGGTCGCCAAGGCCAACGGCGTGGCGCCGAAGGCGATGAACGCCGTGCTCTCGGGCGGGCGGATGGATTGCGGCTTCTACCAGACCTTCTTTAAGTACGTCATCGAACGCGATGAGAACGCTCACAAATTCACGCTCGCCAATGCCCACAAGGACATGCGCTACTGCGCCTCGATGGCGCAGGCCTCCGGCATCGCAAATCCGATGGGCAATGCCGTGAAGAACTATTTCGCCATGGCGGAAGCCCAGGGGAACGGCGGCAAATATGTCCCGATGCTCTCCGACGAGGTGGCTCGCTGGAACGGCGTGAACCTTGTGGAGTGA
- a CDS encoding LacI family DNA-binding transcriptional regulator, giving the protein MNDMMGEPARPGRVTLQQIAERLGVSTATVSLALRASPLVAEATRQKVQDLARDLGYVYNRSAASLRTARTNMIAVGVNDVVNPYFGEILAAIEETLAGSGHTVLLGTYSDDPAKQDRVLATLKEYRPDGMILCPANGSTGEALAMIASAGIPVVQITREIEGIGLDVVASDDGVATRLALDHLHELGHRRIAVVGGNDTMSTGRNRRITYRAWLAEKGLPLDPALLVTGLGTRDTGFAGIQALLDLAEPPTAAVCMNDLIAFGVMMGLRQRGREAGRDFSVVGADDVREAAMWAPGLTTVSTHPSEQGRRACERVLVRTVNPALPAARIILPPTLVVRGSTGPAQR; this is encoded by the coding sequence ATGAACGACATGATGGGCGAGCCGGCGCGTCCCGGACGGGTGACGCTGCAGCAGATCGCCGAGCGCCTCGGCGTGTCGACGGCCACCGTCTCGCTGGCCCTGCGGGCGAGCCCCCTGGTGGCGGAGGCGACGCGGCAGAAGGTCCAGGATCTCGCCCGCGACCTTGGCTATGTCTACAACCGCTCGGCCGCCAGCCTGCGCACCGCCCGCACCAACATGATCGCGGTGGGCGTGAACGACGTCGTGAACCCCTATTTCGGCGAGATTCTCGCGGCGATCGAGGAAACGCTGGCGGGCTCCGGCCACACCGTCCTCCTCGGCACCTATTCCGACGATCCGGCCAAGCAGGACAGGGTTCTGGCGACGCTCAAGGAATACCGCCCCGACGGCATGATCCTCTGCCCCGCCAACGGCTCGACGGGAGAGGCCCTCGCCATGATCGCCTCCGCCGGCATTCCCGTGGTCCAGATCACCCGCGAGATCGAGGGCATCGGCCTCGACGTCGTCGCCTCCGACGACGGCGTCGCCACCCGTCTCGCTCTCGACCATCTCCACGAGCTCGGCCATCGCCGCATCGCAGTGGTCGGCGGCAACGACACCATGTCGACCGGCCGCAACCGCCGAATCACCTACCGGGCCTGGCTTGCCGAGAAGGGGCTGCCGCTGGATCCCGCGCTGCTGGTGACCGGGCTCGGCACGCGCGACACCGGCTTTGCCGGCATCCAGGCGCTGCTCGACCTCGCCGAGCCGCCGACCGCCGCCGTCTGCATGAACGACCTCATCGCATTCGGCGTCATGATGGGCCTGCGTCAGCGCGGGCGGGAGGCGGGGCGCGACTTTTCGGTGGTCGGCGCCGACGACGTGCGCGAGGCCGCCATGTGGGCGCCGGGGCTGACGACCGTCTCCACCCACCCGAGCGAGCAGGGGCGGCGGGCCTGCGAACGTGTGCTGGTTCGCACGGTCAACCCGGCCCTGCCGGCGGCGCGCATCATTCTTCCGCCGACCCTCGTCGTGCGGGGGAGCACGGGGCCGGCACAGCGGTAG
- a CDS encoding FMN-dependent NADH-azoreductase — protein sequence MAKVLFIEASPRKGRSYSTQAAQAFLDAYQAAHPGDTVETLDLWAADLPAFDGATLDAKYAVMGGKDFTAEQAQAWGKIVAAADHFKAADKIVIATPMWNFSVPYVLKHYIDVIAQPGQTFGWSPDQGYFGLVKGKPALVVTASMGAYGPGSGAEAIDFQKPYVEWMLKFFGFETIHSLQVINTGMPDSAEASLAEAKVKAEALAKAF from the coding sequence ATGGCCAAAGTGCTGTTCATCGAAGCGAGCCCGCGCAAGGGCCGCTCCTATTCGACCCAGGCCGCTCAGGCCTTCCTCGACGCCTACCAGGCCGCCCATCCCGGCGATACGGTGGAGACCCTCGACCTCTGGGCCGCCGACCTGCCCGCCTTCGATGGCGCAACCCTGGACGCCAAATACGCCGTGATGGGCGGCAAGGACTTCACCGCCGAACAGGCGCAGGCCTGGGGAAAGATCGTGGCCGCCGCCGACCACTTCAAGGCCGCCGACAAGATCGTCATCGCGACGCCGATGTGGAACTTCTCCGTTCCCTATGTGCTCAAGCACTATATCGACGTCATCGCCCAGCCCGGCCAGACCTTCGGCTGGTCGCCGGACCAGGGCTATTTCGGCCTGGTGAAGGGCAAGCCGGCCCTCGTCGTCACCGCCTCGATGGGCGCCTATGGCCCGGGTTCCGGCGCCGAGGCCATCGACTTCCAGAAGCCCTATGTGGAGTGGATGCTGAAGTTCTTCGGCTTCGAGACCATCCATTCCCTGCAGGTGATCAATACCGGCATGCCGGATTCGGCCGAGGCGTCCCTCGCTGAGGCGAAGGTCAAAGCCGAGGCGCTGGCGAAGGCCTTCTGA
- a CDS encoding LysR family transcriptional regulator, with protein MTQPLVSWDDYRTVLAVSSARSLAGAAELLAVNQSTVFRRLGAMEERLGARLFERSRTGYSLTAAGEGMVKLAERMSEDIIEFERRLTGQDLRPQGEVRVTTNDTLVVHLLTPIFASFRKAYPEITLDVVVGNQSLNLSKRDADVAIRATADPPETLVGRRLAEIPWAIYAADSMGLAELDPVDYRSHAWIGLGDNLAALKPSRWLVQHVGEDRIGWRINTVLGLAEAVAEGAGIGLLPCFIARTFPNLVPLSGPIAEIPGSLWILTHPDLRSTARVRVFMDHVGSEVARRRSQIEGVAQG; from the coding sequence ATGACGCAGCCGCTGGTCTCCTGGGACGACTACCGCACCGTCCTCGCCGTCTCCTCGGCGCGCTCGCTGGCGGGCGCCGCCGAACTCCTCGCCGTCAACCAGTCCACCGTCTTCCGCCGTCTCGGCGCCATGGAGGAGCGTCTCGGCGCGCGGCTCTTCGAACGCAGCCGCACCGGCTATTCCCTCACCGCCGCCGGCGAGGGCATGGTCAAGCTCGCCGAGCGCATGTCCGAGGACATCATCGAGTTCGAGCGGCGCCTGACGGGGCAGGACCTGCGGCCCCAGGGCGAGGTGCGGGTGACGACCAACGACACGCTCGTCGTCCACCTGCTCACCCCGATCTTCGCCTCGTTCCGCAAGGCCTATCCGGAGATCACTCTGGACGTGGTGGTGGGCAACCAGTCGCTGAACCTGTCGAAGCGCGACGCCGACGTCGCGATCCGCGCGACGGCCGATCCGCCGGAGACGCTGGTCGGTCGCCGGCTCGCGGAAATCCCCTGGGCCATCTACGCGGCCGACAGCATGGGCCTCGCCGAACTCGATCCGGTCGACTACCGCTCCCACGCCTGGATCGGCCTCGGCGACAACCTCGCCGCGCTGAAGCCGAGCCGCTGGCTCGTCCAGCACGTCGGGGAGGACCGGATCGGCTGGCGCATCAATACCGTGCTCGGCCTCGCCGAAGCGGTGGCCGAGGGCGCCGGCATCGGCCTCCTGCCGTGCTTCATCGCGCGAACCTTCCCCAACCTGGTGCCGCTGTCGGGTCCCATCGCCGAGATTCCCGGCTCGCTGTGGATCCTCACCCATCCGGACCTGCGCTCCACGGCGCGCGTCAGGGTCTTCATGGACCATGTCGGCAGCGAGGTCGCCAGGCGGCGCAGCCAGATCGAGGGCGTCGCGCAGGGCTGA